Part of the Caloranaerobacter sp. TR13 genome is shown below.
ATGACCTCTGTTAATTTTTTTCAAAGTATGATAATTAACAGTTTGTAAGCCTAATTCTATAGTAATATTAATTCCATAATCGTTTTTTATTGTTTTTAAGAATTCTAAATATTCATCTGAAATACAATCTGGTCTTGTAGATATATCAATTTCAACAATATCGTCTAATATAGCTTCTGTAATATTTTTCTTAAATAAATCTATATCCATATATGTATTTGTAAAGTTCTGGAAATAAGCTATAAATTTATTAGCTTTATACTTTTTTTTAATATACGCTTTATTTGTTAAAATTTGCTCTCTCACTGGAATTACATTTGACAAACTCTCAAAACCTGCACCTACCTCTCCACAAAAAATACAGCCTCCATATCCTACTGAGCCATCTCTATTAGGACATGTAATAGGTAAGTTTATAGGAAGTTTATAGACTTTTTCTCCATATTTATTTTTTAAATAAACTGAATATACTCTATATAAATCTTTTTCTTCCATGCTGTCACCTCATTATAATTTCGTTGTTCGTCATTCGTTTCTCGCTATTCGTTATTTGTTATTTGCTATTTTAATTAGGCTTTATTTATTTTATCACAAAAACTTATATTTAGTACTTAACTAACATAAAAAATCTGCTAACAATTATAAGCTAGCAGATTTTCTGTTTGATTTAAGCACTTTCTTTTGCAATATTTTCATTTTTAAAATACTTTAATCCTACAACTCCTAAATAAGTCCAATAACTGATTACCTCAATTAAAGATGGATTGCCATTATATCCAAACATAGCCTTTAATATTGAGCCTATAGTTCCTTTTTCATTCAATATACCATTTATATTATATAAATGTTCAACAATTATAGGAATAACATGGGCTTCCTGTAACTCGTGAATTCCATGAGCAAATAGTCCTGCTGCAATTAATATTATTAAACCTCCAGTAACCTTAAAGAATTGTTGTAAATTTAATTTTATTGTAGTCTTAAATATAATGTATGCTGCAGCAATTGCTGCTATAAGCCCTATAATTGAACCAATTAAAGAGCTTAACCATGATACTTGACTTGATAGTGCTTTAAAGAACAATACAACTTCTACACCTTCTCTATATACTGATAAGAAAGCAAGTGATGCTAATCCATACACTTTATTGTCACTAACAGCACTGTCTATCTTTCTATGTAGGTCTTCTTTTAGACCTTTACTCTGGTTTTTCATCCAAATAATCATTGAAGTAAGTATCACCACTGCAACAAGCATTATTATTCCTTCAAATATTTCTTCACTTCTACCTTCAAACCCACCTGCTAACACCTCAAATAAGTAAGCAGTAACAGCACTTGCTAAAACTGCAAATCCAGCTCCACCATATACATATTTATTAAGGTTTTGTTTGTTAATTTTAGCTAAATAACCTAATATAATACCGATAATTAATGCTGCTTCAAGACCTTCTCTAAATATTAATAGAAAACTACTAAACATGTGATCACCTCTCCTTTATTAATATGTTTATTTGATATTGATTTTCATTTTCTATTACATTGTATAATGAAGTAATAAAATTGTCAAGTCTTTTTGATAATGTTTATCATTTTAAAAAAATAGGCTTAAGATATTTTTATCTTAAGCCTATTTATGTCTTTTATGAAGCTCCGTTTTGATATCGTCTACCGTTACTCCCATTTCTACCATCAAAACAAGAATATGATACACTAAGTCAGAAATTTCATATATTACTTCCTCTTTACTTTTATTTTTAGCTCCAATTATAACTTCACTTGTTTCTTCTCCTATTTTTTTTAGAATCTTATCTAAACCTTTTTCAAATAAATAACTCGTATACGAACCTTCTTTTGGATTATTTTTCCTATATTCTATTAGTTTGTATAAATAATTAACAAACTTATCTATATTGTCTTTATTACTTAAAGCACTAGTTTCTAAAATCTTATTGTAAAAACAAGAGTATCTCCCTGTATGACATGCTACTCCCTTTTGCTTAACTTTAATAAGTATCGAATCACCGTCACAATCATAATACATATCCACAATCTCTTGAAAATTACCAGACGTTTCTCCCTTATTCCATAATTTTTTTCTACTTCTACTGTAAAACCATGTTTTACCCGTTTCAATTGTCTTTAGTAAAGATTCTTTATTCATATATGCAAGCATTAAAACTTCTCTAGTTTCTACATCCTGTACTATTGCTGGAACCAAACCGTTGAAATCAAACTTTATTTTCTCAACAAACTCCATCTGCTTCATCCCTTTCTCACCGCTATGCCTTTTTTATCTAAATACTTTTTTAAATCCTGTATAAGAATCTCTTTAAAATGAAATACGGAAGCGGCTAATGCAGCATCGGCCTTCCCTTTATATAACACTTCATAAAAATCTTCCTTTTTTCCTGCACCACCAGAAGCAATAACCGGAACATTAACTTCTTCAGAAATTATTTTAATTAACTCAATATCATATCCTCTTTTTACCCCATCAGCATCTATACTATTTATTACAAGTTCTCCTGCTCCCAATCTAACACCGAGTTTAGCCCATTCAATTGCATCAAGGCCCGTATCAAGTCTTCCTCCATTTATAAAAACATTCCATCTTTCTTTTCCGTCCATCCTTTTTGCATCAATTGAAAGTACGACACATTGTGAGCCAAACTTTAATGCAGCTTCCTTTATTAGATTAGGACTTCTTACTGCAGCTGAATTGATAGAAATTTTATCTGCTCCTGCCCTAAGTAATGCAGTAAAATCATCAATAGTTCTTATACCTCCACCTACTGTAAACGGAATAAACACTTCTTCTGCCGTTCTTTCAACTACATCTAAAAGTATATTCCTTTTTTCATAAGAAGCTGTAATATCATAAAACACTAATTCATCTGCCCCCTGAGCATTATAATATTTAGCAAGCTCTACCGGATCATCAACATCTCTTATGTTTTTAAACTTAGTCCCTTTAACAACTCTACCAGCTTTAACATCAAGACATGGTATTATTCTTTTTGTAAGCATTTAAGCACCCCCATTGACAATTTAATCCTTAACTATCTGATATTTAAGCAGTTCGGTAATCTTTACTGCTCCACTATAGATGGCCTTTCCTACTATACAACCATAAACACCTATTTCCTTTAACTTTTTTACATCTTCTGCGCTACTAATTCCACCTGAGGCAATTATATTAATATTAACCTTTTTCTTTAATTCCTCATATACTTTAAAGTTAGGTCCTTTCATCATTCCATCCTTTGATATATCTGTATATACGATTGTTTTTACACCGATTTTTTCTAAATCCTTTGCAAATTCAATTGAATTAATAGAACTTAAATTTATCCATCCGTCAACTGCTACAAAACCATCATTAGCATCTATAGAAACTACAATTCTATTACCATAATCTCTTATTAATTGTTCTAAAAGTTCTGGATTTCTAACTGCTAAAGTTCCTATAATCACCCTTTCAACTCCACATTCAAATAATACGTCAACAGTTTTTCTACTTCTTATTCCACCACCTATCTGAACTGGAATACTTACTGAACTCACTATTTCCTTAATTAATTCTAAATTATTAGGAATTCCCTGAATTGCACCATCTAAATCTACCAAATGCAGATATTGACATCCTTCTTTCTCCCACTTTTGTGCAATTTCGACTGGATTATCACTATATATAGTTACATCATCAAATCGACCTTGTCTTAACCTAACACACTTTCCATCCTTTATATCAATAGCAGGAAATATTATCATTTAATCATCTCCCCAAAAGCTTTTAGTAAGGCTAATCCTGTTTTACCACTTTTCTCAGGATGAAATTGCATCCCAAATACATTTTCCTTTCTAACAATTGCAGGAAATCTCTTTCCATAATCGGATAGGCATATTACATTATCATCCTTTGTTTTTACATAATAGGAATGGACAAAGTATACATAATCTCCTTCCTTAATATACTTTAAAATCTTGTTATCTTTATTTATTTTTAACCTGTTCCATCCCATATGGGGAATTTTCAAGTTTTCATTAAATTTTACAACTTCACCGGATAAAATTCCTAAACCTTCCCATTCCCCATCCTCAAAACTCTTTTCAAATAAAAGTTGCATTCCAAGACAAATCCCAAGCAATGGCTTTCCTAAATTTATATTTTCTTTCAAACACAAAATTAAATTTTTTTCTTTTAGATTTTTCATTGCATCTTTAAATGCTCCTACTCCAGGTAAAATTATTCCCTTCGAATTATTTATATCATAAATATCATCCGTAATTTTTGCTTCAAGTCCAAGCTTTTTTAAAGCTTTATATACACTTTTGAGGTTGCCAACACCATAATCTATAATAGCAATCATTATATAACCCCCTTAGTCGACATAACACCTTTTATTCTATCATCTATAGCAGTAGCAATATCTAATGCCCTGCCAAATCCTTTGAAAATTGACTCTATCATGTGATGAGTATTCCCACTATTTATCATTTTTATATGAAGTGTAATTCTACTGTTATTTACAAAAGCTCTTAAAAACTCTTCTACAAGTTCAGTATCAAAATCTCCTACCATTTCCCTTGTAATATTTACATCAAAAGACAAATAAGGCCTTCCGCTAATATCCAATACTACTAAAGACAGACACTCATCCATAGGGGTAAACACACTTGCATATCTTTTTATGCCCGCTTTATCTCCTAAAGCATCTTTAAAAGCTTCTCCCAAAGTTATACCAATATCTTCAATAGTATGGTGGCCATCAACGTATAAATCTCCTTCGCATTTTAAATCTAAATCAAATAACCCGTGTCTAACAAAAAGATTTAACATATGGTTAAAAAAACCTATTCCCGTATCTATATTGCTCCTTCCTTCACCATCAATGTTTAGTTTTAAATATATATCTGTTTCCATCGTTTTTCTCTTTTTTTCCGAAGTTCTCATTTTTTTATCACTTCCTTTAATACATCTATAAAAACCTTATTCTCCTCTTGAGTTCCTACCGTTACTCTAAGATGATTTTCCAATCTACCTTCGCTAAAAAATCTTACCTTCACTCCCCTATCTAGCAATCCTTCAAAGACTTTTTTCCCGTTATCTACCCTAAAAAGTATAAAATTTGCCCCCGAAGGATAAACTTTTATTCCGTCTATTTTTTTCATTTCATTGTACAATTTATCTCTTTCTTTATTTATCAATTGAACTCTCTTTAAAATTTCACTCTTATTCCTCAGTAACTCTATGGCTATAAGTTGAGATATAGTATTTAAGTTATACGGCAGTTTAACGCTATTTAGTCTTTCTATAATCTTATCTCCAGCCACCAGATAGCCTGTCCTGATTCCAGCAGCTCCAAAAGCCTTAGATAATGTTCTTAACACTATAAGCCTGCTGAAGTTTTTTACTTCCTGTACTATTGTTTTTCCTCCAAACTCAAAATATGCTTCATCGACAACTACAACACTTTTAGTTGCATTTATAACTTTAATAATCTCTTCTTTTGTTATAAGGTTTCCCGTTGGATTATTAGGCGAACATAAAAATATCAGTTTAGCCCCTCTATCATTAGCAGTTTGTATTAAGGCATCAATATCTACGTTAAAATCTTCATCCGTAGGTATATCTATATACTCTACACCTGCAATTTTGCTTATAAGTCTATACATTACAAATGTAGGAAAGTGAGATACAACAACATCATTTTTATCAGCAAAAGTATTGATTATTATATTAATCATCTCATCAGAACCATTACCTACTATTATATTTTTAAAACTTACACCTATATATTTTGAAATTTCTCTCCTCAATACTCTACTATCTGTATCAGGATATCTGTTTAATTCTAAGTTTTGTAAGTTCTTTATAATACTTTTCAAAACATTACCAGGCAAATTAAATGGACTTTCATTAGCATCCATTTTATATTTATATTTATAATCATTAGGTATATACGGCTTTAAATCCAATATACTTTTCTTTACCAGTAACTCTATCATTCTTCAAACCTCACTTTTATAGAATTTGCATGAGCTGTAAGACTTTCTTCCTCTGCAATTCTTATAATCTTATCTTTACACTTCTTAAGACTTTCTCTGTCATAATATATAATACTGGATTTTTTATAAAAATCGTCGACCCCTAGTGGAGAGAAAAATTTAGCAGTACCACTTGTAGGTAGAGTATGGTTTGGACCAGCAAAATAGTCTCCTAAAGGCTCCGGTGAATACTCACCCATAAATATTGCTCCTGCATTTTTAATACTATTGATTAATTCAAAAGGCTTATCCACCATTAACTCTAAATGCTCTGGTGCAATTTTATTAGATAACTCAACTGACTCTTTTAAGTCATTAACAACTATAATTACTCCATAATCTTTAAGAGCTTTTTCTATAATATCCCTTCTGGATA
Proteins encoded:
- a CDS encoding TIGR01212 family radical SAM protein (This family includes YhcC from E. coli K-12, an uncharacterized radical SAM protein.), whose amino-acid sequence is MEEKDLYRVYSVYLKNKYGEKVYKLPINLPITCPNRDGSVGYGGCIFCGEVGAGFESLSNVIPVREQILTNKAYIKKKYKANKFIAYFQNFTNTYMDIDLFKKNITEAILDDIVEIDISTRPDCISDEYLEFLKTIKNDYGINITIELGLQTVNYHTLKKINRGHTLAEFIDSVIRIKSFGFEICTHLILNLPWDTMDDVIENAKILSALSINQVKLHSLYIVENTPLAKLYKEGRIQIISKDEYILRVINFLEYLKSDIAVQRLIGRAPEDNALFVNWNTSWWKIKEEIINKMIKLKTFQGKKCSYLNGSALGKFKE
- a CDS encoding FTR1 family protein, translating into MFSSFLLIFREGLEAALIIGIILGYLAKINKQNLNKYVYGGAGFAVLASAVTAYLFEVLAGGFEGRSEEIFEGIIMLVAVVILTSMIIWMKNQSKGLKEDLHRKIDSAVSDNKVYGLASLAFLSVYREGVEVVLFFKALSSQVSWLSSLIGSIIGLIAAIAAAYIIFKTTIKLNLQQFFKVTGGLIILIAAGLFAHGIHELQEAHVIPIIVEHLYNINGILNEKGTIGSILKAMFGYNGNPSLIEVISYWTYLGVVGLKYFKNENIAKESA
- the hisIE gene encoding bifunctional phosphoribosyl-AMP cyclohydrolase/phosphoribosyl-ATP diphosphatase HisIE; translation: MEFVEKIKFDFNGLVPAIVQDVETREVLMLAYMNKESLLKTIETGKTWFYSRSRKKLWNKGETSGNFQEIVDMYYDCDGDSILIKVKQKGVACHTGRYSCFYNKILETSALSNKDNIDKFVNYLYKLIEYRKNNPKEGSYTSYLFEKGLDKILKKIGEETSEVIIGAKNKSKEEVIYEISDLVYHILVLMVEMGVTVDDIKTELHKRHK
- the hisF gene encoding imidazole glycerol phosphate synthase subunit HisF, with protein sequence MLTKRIIPCLDVKAGRVVKGTKFKNIRDVDDPVELAKYYNAQGADELVFYDITASYEKRNILLDVVERTAEEVFIPFTVGGGIRTIDDFTALLRAGADKISINSAAVRSPNLIKEAALKFGSQCVVLSIDAKRMDGKERWNVFINGGRLDTGLDAIEWAKLGVRLGAGELVINSIDADGVKRGYDIELIKIISEEVNVPVIASGGAGKKEDFYEVLYKGKADAALAASVFHFKEILIQDLKKYLDKKGIAVRKG
- the hisA gene encoding 1-(5-phosphoribosyl)-5-[(5-phosphoribosylamino)methylideneamino]imidazole-4-carboxamide isomerase, whose amino-acid sequence is MIIFPAIDIKDGKCVRLRQGRFDDVTIYSDNPVEIAQKWEKEGCQYLHLVDLDGAIQGIPNNLELIKEIVSSVSIPVQIGGGIRSRKTVDVLFECGVERVIIGTLAVRNPELLEQLIRDYGNRIVVSIDANDGFVAVDGWINLSSINSIEFAKDLEKIGVKTIVYTDISKDGMMKGPNFKVYEELKKKVNINIIASGGISSAEDVKKLKEIGVYGCIVGKAIYSGAVKITELLKYQIVKD
- the hisH gene encoding imidazole glycerol phosphate synthase subunit HisH — its product is MIAIIDYGVGNLKSVYKALKKLGLEAKITDDIYDINNSKGIILPGVGAFKDAMKNLKEKNLILCLKENINLGKPLLGICLGMQLLFEKSFEDGEWEGLGILSGEVVKFNENLKIPHMGWNRLKINKDNKILKYIKEGDYVYFVHSYYVKTKDDNVICLSDYGKRFPAIVRKENVFGMQFHPEKSGKTGLALLKAFGEMIK
- the hisB gene encoding imidazoleglycerol-phosphate dehydratase HisB, whose translation is MRTSEKKRKTMETDIYLKLNIDGEGRSNIDTGIGFFNHMLNLFVRHGLFDLDLKCEGDLYVDGHHTIEDIGITLGEAFKDALGDKAGIKRYASVFTPMDECLSLVVLDISGRPYLSFDVNITREMVGDFDTELVEEFLRAFVNNSRITLHIKMINSGNTHHMIESIFKGFGRALDIATAIDDRIKGVMSTKGVI
- the hisC gene encoding histidinol-phosphate transaminase, with translation MIELLVKKSILDLKPYIPNDYKYKYKMDANESPFNLPGNVLKSIIKNLQNLELNRYPDTDSRVLRREISKYIGVSFKNIIVGNGSDEMINIIINTFADKNDVVVSHFPTFVMYRLISKIAGVEYIDIPTDEDFNVDIDALIQTANDRGAKLIFLCSPNNPTGNLITKEEIIKVINATKSVVVVDEAYFEFGGKTIVQEVKNFSRLIVLRTLSKAFGAAGIRTGYLVAGDKIIERLNSVKLPYNLNTISQLIAIELLRNKSEILKRVQLINKERDKLYNEMKKIDGIKVYPSGANFILFRVDNGKKVFEGLLDRGVKVRFFSEGRLENHLRVTVGTQEENKVFIDVLKEVIKK